A genomic window from Methanobrevibacter sp. TLL-48-HuF1 includes:
- a CDS encoding GTP--adenosylcobinamide-phosphate guanylyltransferase CobY — translation MIYAIVMAGGRGTRLKVDVEKPLFKLHGKPLIKYVLDNISSSKLVEDVVIAVSSHTQETTKYLESLNGNFQILDTSGIDYLNDLSYILTLFESESKNDILLFINADLPFISGETIDFVLTKYLESAKDSLSTQVPVEIFKKLDLEYSYEFNGSVPSGLNVLRSVNEIQEEEQLILPKIELALNINTLKDSIVAEKFYQAFINKTI, via the coding sequence ATGATTTATGCTATTGTTATGGCTGGAGGTAGGGGAACTCGTCTGAAAGTTGATGTTGAAAAACCTCTATTTAAATTACATGGCAAACCTTTAATTAAATATGTTCTTGATAATATTTCTTCATCTAAATTAGTTGAAGATGTTGTTATTGCTGTAAGTTCCCATACTCAAGAAACAACCAAATATTTGGAATCATTAAATGGAAATTTTCAAATTTTAGACACTAGTGGAATTGATTATTTAAATGATTTGTCTTATATTCTAACTCTTTTTGAGTCTGAATCAAAAAATGATATCTTATTATTTATTAATGCAGATTTACCGTTTATTAGTGGTGAAACTATTGATTTTGTATTGACTAAATATTTGGAATCTGCTAAAGATTCTTTGTCTACTCAGGTTCCTGTTGAAATTTTTAAAAAATTAGATTTGGAATATTCCTATGAATTTAATGGCAGTGTACCTTCTGGTTTGAATGTTTTAAGAAGTGTTAATGAAATTCAGGAGGAGGAGCAACTTATTTTGCCTAAAATTGAATTGGCATTAAATATTAATACCCTTAAAGACAGTATTGTTGCTGAAAAATTTTATCAGGCTTTCATTAATAAAACTATTTAA
- a CDS encoding PRC-barrel domain-containing protein produces MENKQIPKREEKLWSEIKNYQVATNNARILGVLDELIINEKTGKIVDIAIRVESGRNIHVKGAKRNGDILLVPFAKVEKVGEFIIVTE; encoded by the coding sequence ATGGAAAATAAACAAATTCCCAAAAGAGAAGAAAAGTTATGGAGCGAAATTAAAAATTATCAGGTAGCTACTAATAATGCTCGTATTCTTGGTGTCTTAGATGAATTAATTATCAACGAAAAAACTGGAAAAATTGTTGATATAGCTATTAGGGTAGAAAGCGGTCGCAATATTCATGTTAAAGGTGCTAAAAGAAATGGAGATATATTATTAGTTCCTTTTGCTAAAGTAGAAAAAGTCGGTGAATTCATTATTGTAACTGAATAA
- the sufC gene encoding Fe-S cluster assembly ATPase SufC produces the protein MLLEIENLAVEVAGKRVLKDINLSIDEGETHVLLGPNGAGKSTLFLTILGFPQYNVVNGTIKFKGKDITNLTTAERVQLGIGVSFQSPPSIRGVSVRDLLKIESHQEINEPLNARMLELAQKLKFNDEFLDRDVNFGFSGGEVKRSEILQLLAQMPDFTMFDEPDSGVDIENVELIASEIGTLLDKDLKHDSRKRSGLLITHLGYILNFVSADKAHVLMDGKIACSGNPAEIIEDIRKEGFNGCVECAQCIK, from the coding sequence ATGTTACTCGAAATTGAAAATTTGGCTGTGGAAGTGGCCGGCAAAAGAGTTTTGAAGGATATTAATCTTTCAATTGATGAGGGGGAGACTCATGTTCTTTTAGGCCCGAATGGTGCTGGTAAAAGTACATTGTTTTTAACAATTCTTGGTTTTCCACAATATAATGTAGTTAATGGAACAATTAAATTCAAAGGTAAAGATATTACTAATTTAACTACAGCTGAACGTGTCCAATTAGGAATTGGAGTAAGTTTCCAATCTCCACCATCTATTCGTGGAGTGTCAGTTCGTGATTTGCTTAAAATTGAATCTCATCAAGAAATTAATGAACCGTTAAATGCCAGAATGTTGGAATTGGCTCAAAAACTTAAATTTAATGATGAATTTTTAGACAGGGATGTTAATTTCGGATTTTCCGGAGGGGAAGTTAAACGTTCTGAAATTTTACAGTTACTTGCTCAAATGCCTGATTTCACTATGTTTGATGAGCCGGATTCCGGTGTGGATATTGAAAATGTTGAATTGATAGCTAGTGAAATTGGTACTTTACTTGATAAGGATTTAAAACATGATTCTAGAAAAAGAAGCGGTCTTTTAATTACTCATTTAGGTTATATTTTGAATTTTGTAAGTGCTGATAAAGCTCATGTTTTAATGGATGGTAAAATAGCTTGTTCAGGTAATCCTGCTGAGATTATTGAGGATATTAGGAAAGAAGGTTTCAATGGATGTGTTGAATGTGCGCAATGTATTAAATGA
- a CDS encoding SufD family Fe-S cluster assembly protein, with the protein MDVLNVRNVLNDAERAKDKKAPLGVDVTIENFSDEIIDGIDLLDDLDDVSKKTKNTLLKVGVDTEEKGRSGSFLQVDQSNVFTNNSMSDSVEVMNIGVALDKYHWVKDYMWNVVKPDADKYTAKTALREEKDGIKSGYFVRSLPGTKEVFPVQACMFISDEDIMQTAHNVIIAEENSELHLITGCATGEDISSAMHVGVSELYVKPGAKITFTMVHNWAEQVEVRPRTGIKVEENGTYLNNYILTSPVNTLQSYPTAYCDGANSRAIFQSIQGGKKDSVIDVGSRAYLNAPGARGEVISRAVSQDESQIFARGHLAGTVPEVKGHLECHGLVLSDDSMIYAVPELEASSANLEMSHEAAVGKIDEDEINYLTSRGITEEEAASMIVRGFLSMDITGLPDELAADTQKMIDMSVDGM; encoded by the coding sequence ATGGATGTGTTGAATGTGCGCAATGTATTAAATGATGCTGAAAGAGCTAAAGATAAAAAAGCTCCACTTGGTGTAGATGTTACAATTGAAAATTTTTCAGATGAAATTATAGATGGAATTGATCTTTTAGATGATTTGGATGATGTATCTAAAAAGACTAAGAATACTCTTTTAAAAGTTGGAGTAGATACAGAAGAAAAGGGAAGGTCAGGTTCATTTTTACAAGTTGATCAGTCTAATGTATTTACAAATAATTCAATGTCTGATTCAGTTGAAGTCATGAATATTGGTGTTGCTTTAGATAAATATCATTGGGTTAAAGATTATATGTGGAATGTTGTAAAACCTGATGCAGATAAATATACTGCTAAAACAGCTTTACGTGAAGAAAAAGACGGAATTAAAAGCGGATATTTTGTAAGGTCATTACCTGGAACTAAAGAGGTTTTCCCTGTACAGGCATGTATGTTTATTAGTGATGAAGATATTATGCAAACTGCCCATAATGTTATTATCGCTGAAGAAAACTCTGAACTGCATTTAATTACAGGATGTGCAACTGGTGAGGATATTTCATCTGCAATGCATGTTGGAGTATCTGAACTCTATGTAAAACCCGGTGCTAAAATAACTTTTACCATGGTTCATAATTGGGCAGAACAGGTGGAAGTACGTCCAAGAACAGGAATTAAGGTTGAAGAAAACGGTACATACTTAAATAATTATATTTTAACCAGTCCGGTCAATACTTTACAGTCTTATCCTACTGCTTATTGTGATGGTGCAAATTCCAGAGCAATTTTCCAAAGTATTCAGGGAGGTAAAAAAGATTCTGTTATTGATGTAGGTTCAAGAGCTTATCTTAACGCTCCCGGTGCAAGAGGAGAAGTTATTTCTCGTGCAGTATCTCAGGATGAATCTCAAATATTTGCTAGAGGACATTTAGCTGGAACTGTTCCTGAAGTTAAAGGTCATTTGGAATGTCATGGGTTGGTATTGTCTGATGACAGTATGATTTATGCTGTTCCTGAACTTGAGGCAAGTTCTGCAAATCTTGAAATGTCTCACGAAGCAGCAGTTGGAAAAATTGATGAAGACGAAATCAATTATCTGACTTCAAGAGGAATAACTGAAGAAGAAGCAGCTTCCATGATTGTAAGAGGTTTCTTAAGTATGGATATTACAGGACTTCCTGATGAATTAGCTGCCGATACTCAAAAAATGATTGATATGAGTGTAGATGGGATGTAA
- a CDS encoding hydrogenase iron-sulfur subunit: MADDVKIVMFCCNWCSYGGADTAGTARMQYPPNIRVIRVMCSGRIDPQFVLKAFKEGADGVFVAGCHMGDCHYDAGNYKLDRRMRLIYKLVEDMGIGKERVHHDWISASEGEKFSEAVKMMVNRIKELGPAPLKEQLDAEN; encoded by the coding sequence ATGGCTGATGATGTAAAAATTGTAATGTTTTGTTGCAACTGGTGTTCCTATGGAGGAGCAGACACAGCAGGTACTGCAAGGATGCAATACCCACCGAATATTAGAGTTATTCGTGTAATGTGTTCTGGAAGAATTGACCCACAATTTGTGTTAAAAGCATTTAAAGAAGGGGCAGATGGTGTATTTGTAGCTGGATGTCACATGGGTGACTGCCACTATGATGCTGGAAATTATAAGTTAGATCGTAGAATGAGATTAATCTACAAACTTGTTGAAGATATGGGAATTGGAAAAGAAAGAGTTCACCACGATTGGATTTCCGCATCCGAAGGTGAAAAATTCTCTGAAGCTGTTAAAATGATGGTTAACAGAATCAAAGAATTAGGTCCTGCACCATTAAAAGAACAATTAGATGCTGAAAACTAG